A window of the Citrus sinensis cultivar Valencia sweet orange chromosome 9, DVS_A1.0, whole genome shotgun sequence genome harbors these coding sequences:
- the LOC102607532 gene encoding BTB/POZ domain-containing protein At1g55760 → MSDSAYRVDTTSRLAQWRIDNLASCSYRKSDPFKIGKWNWHLSLEKNRMLFVKLYPEVSNLTRDNPPIASFIIRVVSSVGDRKALSHPEITDRQLKNNDDFVWAIEVPLTGKFIIDVEFLDLKIAPSDGGEPCSIWAEGITQKRSNATALASLGRMLTEGIHTDIIINASNGSTGAHRAVLAARSPVFRSMFSHDLKEKELSTIDIPDMSIDACQAFLSYIYGNIEHEEFLTHRLALLRAADKYDICDLKEACHDSLVEDIDTKNVLERLQNAYLYQLPKLKSSCMRYLVKFGKIFDIRDDFSVFLQCADRELIAEVFHEVLGAWKGF, encoded by the exons ATGAGCGATTCTGCTTATAGGGTTGATACCACGTCGCGTCTTGCTCAATGGAGGATAGACAATTTGGCTTCCTGTTCTTATCGCAAGTCCGATCCTTTCAAGATCGGCAAGTGGAATTG GCATTTATCTCTGGAGAAGAACCGGATGTTATTTGTTAAACTGTATCCAGAGGTATCGAATTTAACAAGAGACAATCCCCCAATTGCTTCTTTCATTATTCGGGTTGTCAGTTCTGTTGGAGATCGCAAAGCTTTGTCTCATCCAG AAATCACAGACAGGCAGCTCAAGAATAACGACGATTTTGTTTGGGCAATTGAAGTCCCATTAACTGGGAAATTCATCATTGacgttgaatttcttgatttgAAGATTGCACCTTCAGAC GGTGGTGAACCTTGTTCCATTTGGGCCGAAGGAATCACTCAAAAACGATCAAATGCAACAGCTCTTGCATCTCTTGGTAGAATGTTGACAGAAGGCATCCACACAGACATCATTATTAATGCTTCCAATGGAAGCACTGGAGCTCATCGTGCTGTGCTTGCTGCACGATCACCTGTTTTCCGCAGCATGTTTTCTCATGACTTGAAAGAGAAAGAACTCTCAACCATTGACATCCCTGACATGTCAATTGATGCCTGCCAAGCTTTTCTCAGTTATATTTATGGGAATATTGAACATGAAGAATTCTTAACCCATCGATTGGCTCTTCTTCGTGCAGCTGATAAATATGACATCTGCGACTTGAAAGAGGCATGTCATGACAGCCTTGTAGAAGATATTGATACAAAGAATGTACTTGAGAGACTCCAAAATGCATATCTCTATCAATTGCCAAAACTGAAGAGCAGCTGCATGCGGTATCTTGTGAAGTTTGGGAAGATATTTGACATTCGAGACGACTTCAGTGTCTTCTTGCAATGTGCAGACAGGGAACTTATAGCTGAAGTATTCCATGAAGTTCTTGGTGCCTGGAAAGGTTTCTGA
- the LOC102607832 gene encoding heavy metal-associated isoprenylated plant protein 47-like, translated as MKQKIVIKVQMTCKKCRKKAMKIAVKADGVIKVEIKGEGKDELVVIGNEVDSVNLTRSLRKGLGFASLLSVQEEKDEKEKEKESKEIKQNPIEWAYCSQFPPPPYHQFVVDANPSSNCFIL; from the exons ATGAAG CAAAAGATAGTCATAAAGGTGCAAATGACTTGCAAAAAATGCAGAAAGAAAGCCATGAAGATTGCGGTGAAGGCAGATG gtgtTATAAAGGTGGAGATAAAAGGAGAAGGAAAAGATGAATTGGTGGTGATAGGAAACGAAGTGGATTCGGTGAACCTAACCAGGTCACTGAGAAAGGGGCTCGGATTTGCGTCTCTATTGAGCGTCCAAgaagagaaagatgaaaaggaaaaggaaaaggaatcGAAAGAGATTAAACAAAATCCAATTGAGTGGGCATATTGTAGTCAATTTCCTCCTCCGCCTTACCATCAATTTGTGGTAGACGCAAACCCAAGTTCTAATTGCTTTATCCTGTGA